The sequence GTTAGCAGCCAATTTTTCGGCGTTGAACAGCATCCCAAACACGCCAATGGAACCAGTAATCGTATTGGCTTCGGCAAAGATTTTGCTCGAACCCATGGAAATCCAATAGCCGCCGGAAGCTGCTAAGTTGCCCATCGACACGATAACGGGCTTCTTTTTGCCCGTCAGCACGACTTCGCGCCCGATGACTTCCGCAGCCGTGGCGCTGCCTCCGGGGCTGTTAACGCGCAAAACTACTGCTTTTACGTCGTCATCTTCTCTAATTTTCCGCATTTCTTCAGCGATGCGATCGCCTCCTACTTGAGTCGGGCCGCCTTCGCCATCTACAATCTCTCCCTCAGCGTAAAGGACAGCAATCTGATTTTTCTTGTTAGCATTAGTTGAGTTTTTATTCTCAGCAACTCTCGCATAGTTCTTCAAACTTATTTGCTTAAAAGATTTATCTTCTGCATCAGTTCCTGTGAGTTTTTTGAGTTCGGCTGCAATTTCATCAAAGTAGGCAACTTTGTCAACTAACTTGCCTTTGAGAGCTTCGTCAGCCATCAAAGTTCCGCCATTATCTGCCACTGCTTGCAGTTGGGGAACGGTCAATTTGCGGCTTGGGCCGACAGTTTTTAGGTATTCTCCCCAAATATCTCCCAGCAACTTTTGAGTTTGCTGGCGATTTTCCGGACTCATTTTTTTGAGCAAAAATGGTTCGACGGCTGACTTGTATTTACCGACGCGAGTCACTTGCACTCCGACGCCGTATTTTTCCAAAGCACCAGTCCAAAACATTGCTTGACTGCTAAAACCGTTGATTTCAAGAGATCCGTAAGGATTCATAGCAATTGTATTTGCAACTGAGCCGAGGTAATAATCTCGCTCGCTCCAGTCCATTTCGTAAGCAAAAATTGGTTTTTTGGCATCTCGGAAACGCTGTAATGCCGATCGCACTTCCTTAAGATTAGCAAACCCGCTACTGCTGGCATCCGAACTACCTTCGAGATAAATGCCCACGATTTTCGGGTCTTTTTTCGCAGAGTCGATCGCATCTAAAACAGTTCGCAGCGTCACAGCATCGCCGGATTCGTCGGAAAGCGCTTCTTGAATCGCCGCGCTGGTGCTGCGACTCGGTTTGCTATCGGTGATATTTAAAGAAAGGTCTAATACCAATACAGACTTATCTTTAACTTGGGGGCCTGAATCTTTAGACGACGATGCCGCCAGAGCAACTAGCAGTACCAGTCCTCCCAAGCCGATGCTACCCATCAGCAACAGTCCTAGGAACGTTCCTAGCAAACTTGCACAAGTATATTTTAGGAAATCTTTCATTTAGATAATTAATCAGTTGACAGTTGACAGTTGACAGTTGACAGTTGATAGTTGACAGTTGACAGTTGACTGTTGACTGTTGACTCTTGACTGTTGACTGTTGACTGTTGGTAATTGGTAATTGGTAACTGATAATTGGTAACTGGTAATTGGTAATTGGTCATTGGTAATTGGTCATTGGTCATTGGTAATTAGCAGTTGTTATCTTTGAATCTCTCCCAACAGTCAACAGTCATACAGTCATACAGTCAACTGTCAACTGTCAACTGTCAACTGTCAACAGATAACCTTTCCAAAACCCCAGAATGTTTTAACTCATCCAAGTTAGCGCATCCCGTACAGAACATGGCAGTGGTAATTTCTGCAATTAGCACCTCAGCTAAAAGGCCTGCTGCTGACTCCGATTGTGCTGCGGCTTGCAGAAACGATCGCGCCAGTCCCGCCAAATCCGCACCGAGGGCGATCGCTTTTGCTGCATCCAAGCCGTTTTGCAAGCCTCCAGAAGCAATCAGGGGAACATCTGGGGCTACGGCGCGGGTGCTGACAATGCACTCGGCTGTGGGGATTCCCCAGTCAGCAAAGGTGGCGCCCAAGCGGCGCTGTTTGCTGTCTTTAGCTCGCTGTCCTTCTATTTTCGCCCAAGAAGTGCCTCCAGCGCCGGCAATGTCGATCGCACTTACTCCAGCCGCGAGCAATTTCTGTGCCATTTTTCCAGAAATACCGTTACCCACTTCTTTCGCAATTACCGGTACTGGTAATCGATCGCACAATTTGGCAATTTTATCCAGCAGTCCTTTAAAGTTAGTATCACCTTCGGTTTGAACGCACTCTTGCAGCGGATTTAAGTGTAAAATAAGCGCATCTGCTTCGAGAATATCGACAATCTTTTGGCACTCTTCCAAACCGTAATTATAGTTTAACTGAACTGCTCCGATATTAGCAAATAGCAGAATATCGGGAGCGCGTCTGCGGACGGCAAATGTAGAAGCCAATTCAGGGTTTTCAACCGCGCATCGTTGGGAACCGACGCCCATTGCTAGTTTGTATGTTTGAGCGACATCGGCGAGGCGATAGTTGATTGTCTGGGCGAGCTCTGTGCCGCCCGTCATGGACGAGATTAGTAGGGGTACGGCTAGTTTTTTGCCGAGAAATGTGGAGGTGAGATCGATTTGGGCGCGATCGAGTTCTGGCAAACAGCAGTGAGCAAAACGGTAGTTTTCTAGTCCGCTGGTAGTTTCGCGAAATTGTACATCTTCTTCGAGGCAGATCCTGAGATGGTCTGCTTTGCGGGTTTCGGTTGGCGAGGGCGAGGTTAGCGGCAAGTTCACAGTGGCTATTTGGGGAAAGAGTTCTGGCTTTGGATCAGACTAGAATCTTATTTTACTATTTTATTAGACTTCTTGCATATTTTTTTTAGGGATACAGAAACCGCAGATAAACACGGATAAACGCAGATATTTTTAACACTATTCTGGATGCGCGCAATAAGTCTATTGTCAACCTGGAACAGTCATCGGCCTTCCATTATCTGAAGGTTTCAATTTCAGTAAAAAAGGAACTGCTTTTTGCACCCATTCTTTGACAGGCGTGTAACTTGCCGCGTGTTCTCCGAAAGAAATTTCCAGCATATCGGTATGAATTATCCCGGGATTCAAAGGAATCGCTGCCATCCCTCGCGGGAGTTCTTGGGCGAGCGATCGCGTCAGTCCTTCGATCGCCCATTTAGACGCGCAATAGGGCCCGACTTCCGGCGAAGTTGACCTTCCCCAGCCAGAACTAAAGTTGACAATTATGCCGCTTTTTCTGGCAATCATTGCCGGGACAAAGTGGCCAATCACATTAGCTGTACCTTTAATATTAACATCAATTACCTGGGAAAATTCTTCGCTGCTGATTTTCCAAAGTGGCGCGGAATAATTGGTAATAGCTGCATTGTTAATCAGCAAATCTGGCGCCTCATGCTTTGCCATAATTTCTGTTGCCCAAGCTTTGACTGACTCGTCGCTGGCGACATCCAAACAAGCAAAATGGTGTGGCAGGTGATATTTTTGTTTGAGTTGTTCCACGGCTGCGGCCGAGCGGGCACAGCCTAAAACTGTGTGTCCCAATTCAATAAAATTTTCGGTCATAGCGAGACCTAGACCGCGACTTATTCCGGTAATTACAATTAATTTTGTCATATACTTGCTGCAATTTAGATGTTAAGTAATACAATACATATTGATGGCTCAGTTGACAAATCATTCCAGGGGGAAAGCATGAAAGTAAAAGCAGCAGTTGCTCGCAGTGCCGGCCAACCTTTGACCATTGAGACGGTGGATCTGGACGGGCCGCGGGCTGGTGAGGTGCTGGTGGAAATTAAGGCGACGGGTGTCTGTCACACTGATGCTTATACTCTTTCCGGCGCCGATCCAGAGGGCTTGTTTCCGGCAATTCTCGGCCACGAGGGAGCGGGGATTGTCGCGGATGTTGGGGCGAGAGTCACAAGTGTCAAAAAGGGCGATCGGGTAATTCCACTTTACACACCCGAATGTCGCAACTGCGAATATTGTTTGAGTGGTAAAACCAATCTTTGTCAAGCAATTCGCCTCACTCAAGGACAAGGCGTAATGCCCGATGGCACCAGCAGGTTTTCAATTAATGGCGAGAAAATTTTCCATTACATGGGAACTTCTACCTTTGCTAATTATACAGTATTGCCAGAAATTGCCGTAGCAAAAATCCGCGATGACGCTCCCTTTGATAAAGTTTGTTTAATCGGCTGCGGCGTCACCACAGGCATCGGCGCTGTCATCAATACAGCGAAAGTAGAACCCGGTTCTAATGTTATAGTTTTCGGTTTGGGCGGCGTGGGGCTAAATGTAATTCAAGCCGCTCGCATAGTGGGAGCTAACATGATTGTCGGCGTAGACTTGAATCCCGACAAGCGAGCAATGGCAGAAAAATTCGGCATGACTCACTTTGTCAATCCCCGCGAAGTTGAGGGCGAATTAGTACCTTATTTAGTAGATTTAACCAAAGGCGGAGCCGATTACACTTTTGAATGTATCGGCAACATTAATGTGATGCGTCAAGCTTTAGAATGCTGTCACAAAGGTTGGGGTGTCAGCATCATTGTCGGAGTAGCAGGAGCCGGTCAAGAAATTAGCACCCGTCCGTTTCAATTAGTAACTGGTAGGGTTTGGAAAGGCACAGCTTTTGGTGGCGCCAAGGGCAGAACCGATGTACCCAAGATTGTTGATTGGTACATGGATGGTAAAATTGATATTGATAGCTTGATTACTCAGGTAATGCCGATCGATCAAATTAACGATGCTTTCGATTTAATGCACAAAGGCAAATCAATTCGTACAGTTTTGACATTTTGAACAAAAATCTTTCTCTCTTCTCTCTTCCTCTGCGCTCTCTGCGCTCTCTGCGGCAAAAAAAATCTAATTCACAAATGAAATAGAATTAACATGATATCTAAATCCCTCAAACTAGAAAAACAATATAAAAGCTTCGGCGGCAAACTCGGCTTTTATAGCCATCAATCCTCAGCCTGCAACAGCGAGATGAAATTCACCGTTTATCAGCCACCACAAGCCGAATTACAACCCGTACCAATCCTCTACTTTCTATCAGGTTTAACCTGCACGGAAGAGAACTTTATGGCAAAAGCGGGGGCGCAGAAATTTGCCGCTAAATATGGGTTAATGCTGGTGGCGCCAGACACTAGCCCGCGCCATACTGGCATTCCTGGGGAAGCCGACAATTGGGATTTAGGAAGTGGTGCGGGTTTTTATGTGGATGCGACAGCGGCACCTTGGAATTCTCACTATCGAATGTACAGCTACGTGGTTGATGAGTTGCCGAATTTAATCGCGGCTAATTTTCCAGCGATACCGGAAAAACAGGGAATTTTTGGTCATTCGATGGGCGGACACGGGGCTTT comes from Microcoleus sp. bin38.metabat.b11b12b14.051 and encodes:
- the fni gene encoding type 2 isopentenyl-diphosphate Delta-isomerase, producing MNLPLTSPSPTETRKADHLRICLEEDVQFRETTSGLENYRFAHCCLPELDRAQIDLTSTFLGKKLAVPLLISSMTGGTELAQTINYRLADVAQTYKLAMGVGSQRCAVENPELASTFAVRRRAPDILLFANIGAVQLNYNYGLEECQKIVDILEADALILHLNPLQECVQTEGDTNFKGLLDKIAKLCDRLPVPVIAKEVGNGISGKMAQKLLAAGVSAIDIAGAGGTSWAKIEGQRAKDSKQRRLGATFADWGIPTAECIVSTRAVAPDVPLIASGGLQNGLDAAKAIALGADLAGLARSFLQAAAQSESAAGLLAEVLIAEITTAMFCTGCANLDELKHSGVLERLSVDS
- a CDS encoding S-(hydroxymethyl)glutathione dehydrogenase/class III alcohol dehydrogenase, producing MKVKAAVARSAGQPLTIETVDLDGPRAGEVLVEIKATGVCHTDAYTLSGADPEGLFPAILGHEGAGIVADVGARVTSVKKGDRVIPLYTPECRNCEYCLSGKTNLCQAIRLTQGQGVMPDGTSRFSINGEKIFHYMGTSTFANYTVLPEIAVAKIRDDAPFDKVCLIGCGVTTGIGAVINTAKVEPGSNVIVFGLGGVGLNVIQAARIVGANMIVGVDLNPDKRAMAEKFGMTHFVNPREVEGELVPYLVDLTKGGADYTFECIGNINVMRQALECCHKGWGVSIIVGVAGAGQEISTRPFQLVTGRVWKGTAFGGAKGRTDVPKIVDWYMDGKIDIDSLITQVMPIDQINDAFDLMHKGKSIRTVLTF
- a CDS encoding SDR family oxidoreductase codes for the protein MTKLIVITGISRGLGLAMTENFIELGHTVLGCARSAAAVEQLKQKYHLPHHFACLDVASDESVKAWATEIMAKHEAPDLLINNAAITNYSAPLWKISSEEFSQVIDVNIKGTANVIGHFVPAMIARKSGIIVNFSSGWGRSTSPEVGPYCASKWAIEGLTRSLAQELPRGMAAIPLNPGIIHTDMLEISFGEHAASYTPVKEWVQKAVPFLLKLKPSDNGRPMTVPG
- the fghA gene encoding S-formylglutathione hydrolase — translated: MISKSLKLEKQYKSFGGKLGFYSHQSSACNSEMKFTVYQPPQAELQPVPILYFLSGLTCTEENFMAKAGAQKFAAKYGLMLVAPDTSPRHTGIPGEADNWDLGSGAGFYVDATAAPWNSHYRMYSYVVDELPNLIAANFPAIPEKQGIFGHSMGGHGALICALKNGDRYLSVSAFAPICAPARSPWGQKIFGHYLGGDKESWKAWDASELVMQKQYKHPILIDCGSDDSYLADGQLLPDAFAAACAKVGQPLTLRMQQGYDHSYYFVASFMADHLRHHAAALCE
- the sppA gene encoding signal peptide peptidase SppA, whose amino-acid sequence is MKDFLKYTCASLLGTFLGLLLMGSIGLGGLVLLVALAASSSKDSGPQVKDKSVLVLDLSLNITDSKPSRSTSAAIQEALSDESGDAVTLRTVLDAIDSAKKDPKIVGIYLEGSSDASSSGFANLKEVRSALQRFRDAKKPIFAYEMDWSERDYYLGSVANTIAMNPYGSLEINGFSSQAMFWTGALEKYGVGVQVTRVGKYKSAVEPFLLKKMSPENRQQTQKLLGDIWGEYLKTVGPSRKLTVPQLQAVADNGGTLMADEALKGKLVDKVAYFDEIAAELKKLTGTDAEDKSFKQISLKNYARVAENKNSTNANKKNQIAVLYAEGEIVDGEGGPTQVGGDRIAEEMRKIREDDDVKAVVLRVNSPGGSATAAEVIGREVVLTGKKKPVIVSMGNLAASGGYWISMGSSKIFAEANTITGSIGVFGMLFNAEKLAANNGISWDVVKTARFADTNTVSRPKNPQELANIQKIVDRIYDRFITKVADSRKLPKNKVQEIAQGRVWSGTAAKQLGLVDEIGGLEDAIREATKQAKLGDNWQLEEYPKRRSLEERILERLSGVHVLKPATKLDPLSAEVKKMQDELAVIKSMNDPQGVYVRLPFNLRIN